In the genome of Qipengyuania seohaensis, one region contains:
- a CDS encoding CBU_0592 family membrane protein: protein MINLDWASMVGFVGTACIIGAYAYLTYKEEPNPIILHGTNLTGAALLTVSLVVHTNWPSLVLEGFWAAIAIWGLAKAFKARRKSA, encoded by the coding sequence ATGATCAATCTCGACTGGGCATCCATGGTCGGCTTCGTGGGCACGGCCTGCATTATCGGCGCCTATGCGTACCTCACCTACAAGGAAGAACCGAACCCCATCATCCTGCATGGCACCAACCTGACCGGGGCCGCGCTGCTGACCGTATCGCTGGTGGTGCACACCAACTGGCCAAGCTTGGTGCTCGAAGGTTTCTGGGCAGCGATCGCCATCTGGGGCTTGGCGAAAGCGTTCAAGGCGCGCAGGAAAAGCGCATGA
- the aroA gene encoding 3-phosphoshikimate 1-carboxyvinyltransferase, with amino-acid sequence MTAHRFSHRGPLTGRIRVPGDKSISHRSLMFGALAVGTTTIRGLLEGEDVLATGRALEQMGAKVNKTDDGTYSVDGVGVGTLLQPEGALDMGNSGTSTRLLMGLVASHGITAAFIGDASLSKRPMGRVIDPLSTMGASVTPSPGGTLPLIMEGMQPAVPITYRLPVASAQVKSAVLLAGLNTPGTTTVIEPVPTRDHTERMLRAFGVEVTVEEIDGEKNISVTGPVDMNPCDIEVPGDPSSAAFFAVAASIVPGSDLVIENVGLNPTRDGIFRVLKQMGADIDYLDPREVGGEPVADLRVRHAPLTGIDVDPEIAPSMIDEFPVLFVAAAMAKGATITSGLEELRVKESDRLSAMAAALKLAGARVDEREDGLLITGSNGEPLPGGGTITTHLDHRIAMSMAVAGLASKTGVEIDSTEPIATSFPNFTALIDEASA; translated from the coding sequence TTGACCGCCCATCGCTTTTCTCACCGTGGCCCGCTGACCGGACGCATCCGCGTTCCGGGCGACAAATCGATCAGCCATCGTTCGCTCATGTTCGGGGCGCTGGCAGTTGGGACCACGACCATCCGCGGCCTGCTGGAGGGCGAAGACGTTTTGGCGACGGGCCGCGCGCTCGAGCAGATGGGCGCAAAGGTCAACAAGACAGACGACGGCACCTACAGCGTCGACGGCGTAGGCGTCGGAACTCTCCTGCAACCCGAAGGCGCGCTCGACATGGGCAATTCGGGAACGTCGACGCGCCTCCTCATGGGTCTCGTCGCCAGCCACGGAATCACGGCAGCATTCATTGGGGACGCCAGCCTTTCCAAGCGGCCGATGGGTCGCGTGATCGATCCGCTCTCGACCATGGGCGCGAGCGTCACCCCTTCTCCCGGCGGCACTTTGCCGTTGATCATGGAAGGCATGCAGCCCGCGGTGCCGATCACTTATCGCCTGCCTGTTGCCAGCGCGCAGGTGAAAAGCGCCGTATTGCTCGCCGGGCTGAACACACCGGGCACGACGACAGTCATCGAACCGGTCCCCACTCGCGACCATACCGAGCGAATGCTGCGGGCATTTGGGGTCGAGGTGACGGTTGAGGAAATCGACGGCGAGAAAAACATTTCCGTCACCGGCCCGGTGGATATGAACCCCTGCGACATCGAAGTTCCGGGCGATCCGTCGTCGGCAGCATTCTTCGCAGTTGCGGCCAGCATCGTGCCCGGAAGTGATCTGGTGATCGAGAATGTGGGCCTCAACCCAACGCGCGACGGCATCTTCCGCGTCCTCAAGCAGATGGGCGCCGACATCGACTATCTCGACCCGCGCGAAGTTGGCGGCGAGCCTGTGGCCGACCTTCGGGTACGTCACGCCCCTCTTACCGGTATCGATGTCGATCCCGAAATCGCGCCGAGCATGATCGACGAATTTCCCGTATTGTTCGTGGCGGCCGCGATGGCCAAGGGGGCGACGATCACCAGCGGGCTGGAAGAATTGCGGGTCAAGGAAAGCGACCGCCTGTCCGCAATGGCCGCCGCTCTCAAACTGGCAGGCGCGAGGGTCGACGAGCGCGAGGACGGATTGCTCATCACCGGATCGAACGGCGAACCCCTGCCCGGCGGTGGCACGATAACCACCCACCTCGATCACCGCATCGCCATGAGCATGGCGGTGGCAGGCCTGGCCAGCAAGACCGGTGTCGAGATCGACAGCACCGAGCCCATCGCGACCAGCTTCCCCAACTTCACTGCGCTGATCGACGAGGCATCGGCATGA
- a CDS encoding FYDLN acid domain-containing protein codes for MVKPEWGTKRTCPNCGTRFYDLNKEDPVTCIECGEEWTPEPVLKSKQPILAEEEKKDKKGEADSDLGGDDDDDLDIDIDEDDDSPDNEVDLGGDDDLGVETKSKGDDDNADES; via the coding sequence ATGGTCAAACCTGAATGGGGCACCAAGCGCACTTGCCCGAATTGCGGCACCCGCTTCTACGATCTTAACAAGGAAGATCCGGTCACCTGTATCGAATGCGGTGAAGAATGGACTCCCGAGCCCGTTCTCAAGTCCAAGCAGCCGATCCTCGCCGAGGAAGAGAAGAAGGACAAGAAGGGCGAAGCCGACAGCGATCTGGGCGGCGACGACGATGACGATCTCGACATCGACATCGACGAGGACGATGATTCGCCCGACAATGAAGTCGATCTTGGCGGCGACGACGATCTCGGTGTCGAAACCAAGTCCAAGGGCGACGACGACAACGCCGACGAAAGCTAA
- the ffh gene encoding signal recognition particle protein, producing the protein MFDNLSDRLGNVFDKLKGRGALSESDVREAMREVRIALLEADVALPVVRRFIDAVTEKAIGSEVLKSVTPGQQVVKIVDDELVDMLGGTEVEGLNLNAKPPVVIMMVGLQGSGKTTTTAKLGKLLREKHGKKAIMASLDVNRPAAQEQLKVLGEQVDVATLPIVAGQQPVDIARRAMESARLQAADVLLLDTAGRLHVDEALMAEMKAINAVSAPTEVLLVVDSLTGQDAVNVAQSFTGEVPLTGVVLTRMDGDARGGAALSMRYVTGKPIKFAGTGEKLDAIEAFDPKRVAGRILGMGDVVSLVEKAATAIKEEEAEALAKKMAKGEFDLDDLRMQLKQMQNMGGLGALAGMMPGMKKAKQAMQASGMDDKVLVHMDAIISSMTPKERKHPKLLNAKRKKRVAAGSGTQVQEVNKVLKMHQEMAKAMKQIKKMGGLKGLGALFGKGGLGAAMPGLGGPGGPGPMGGLPGLGSGGDKGPSVDPDTLPADLRDMLNKK; encoded by the coding sequence ATGTTCGACAATCTGTCAGACCGGCTCGGCAATGTCTTCGACAAGCTCAAGGGCCGCGGCGCGCTGTCCGAAAGCGATGTCCGCGAAGCCATGCGCGAAGTGCGCATCGCGCTGCTCGAAGCCGATGTCGCGCTGCCCGTCGTTCGCCGTTTCATCGATGCCGTCACCGAAAAGGCGATCGGCTCGGAAGTCCTCAAGTCCGTCACGCCCGGCCAGCAGGTCGTCAAGATCGTCGACGACGAACTGGTCGACATGCTCGGCGGTACCGAAGTCGAAGGGCTGAACCTCAACGCGAAGCCGCCGGTCGTCATCATGATGGTCGGCCTGCAGGGTTCGGGTAAGACGACCACGACGGCCAAGCTCGGCAAGCTGCTGCGCGAAAAGCACGGCAAGAAAGCGATTATGGCGTCGCTCGACGTCAATCGTCCGGCGGCACAGGAACAGCTCAAGGTTCTTGGCGAGCAGGTCGATGTCGCAACGCTGCCGATCGTGGCTGGCCAGCAGCCGGTGGATATCGCCCGCCGCGCAATGGAAAGCGCCAGGCTCCAGGCCGCAGACGTCCTGTTGCTCGATACTGCGGGCCGCCTGCACGTCGACGAAGCACTGATGGCGGAAATGAAGGCGATCAACGCCGTGTCCGCTCCGACCGAAGTGCTGCTGGTGGTCGACAGCCTGACCGGCCAGGACGCGGTCAACGTCGCGCAGAGCTTTACCGGCGAAGTGCCGCTGACCGGCGTGGTGCTGACCCGCATGGACGGCGATGCACGCGGCGGTGCGGCGCTCTCGATGCGCTATGTCACCGGCAAGCCGATCAAGTTTGCAGGGACGGGCGAAAAGCTCGACGCGATCGAAGCCTTCGATCCCAAGCGTGTGGCCGGCCGCATCCTCGGCATGGGCGATGTCGTCAGCCTCGTCGAAAAGGCTGCGACTGCAATCAAGGAAGAAGAGGCCGAAGCGCTCGCCAAGAAGATGGCGAAGGGCGAATTCGACCTCGACGACCTGCGCATGCAGCTGAAGCAGATGCAGAACATGGGCGGTCTCGGCGCGCTTGCGGGCATGATGCCGGGCATGAAGAAGGCCAAGCAGGCGATGCAGGCCAGCGGCATGGACGACAAAGTCCTCGTCCACATGGACGCTATCATTTCGTCCATGACCCCGAAGGAGCGCAAGCATCCCAAACTGCTCAACGCCAAGCGCAAGAAGCGCGTCGCGGCCGGTTCGGGCACGCAGGTCCAGGAAGTGAACAAGGTGCTCAAGATGCACCAGGAAATGGCCAAGGCCATGAAGCAGATCAAGAAGATGGGCGGGTTGAAGGGTCTCGGCGCCCTGTTCGGCAAGGGCGGGCTTGGCGCTGCCATGCCGGGTCTTGGTGGCCCCGGTGGTCCCGGACCCATGGGTGGCCTGCCCGGCCTCGGTTCGGGCGGCGACAAGGGGCCGAGTGTCGATCCCGACACGCTCCCCGCCGATCTGCGTGACATGTTGAACAAGAAATAA
- the rpsP gene encoding 30S ribosomal protein S16 translates to MAVAIRLSRGGAKKRPYYRIVVSDTRSPRDGKYLEQIGTYNPMLPKDSGERVKLDEDRARHWLSVGAKPSDRVLRFLDAAGILERAPRNNPKKGEPGEAAKERAEEKAAKEAEAAEAAKAAEEEAKAAAEAPAEEAPAEEAAAEEAPAEEAAAEEAPAEEAAAEEAPAEDAAEEKAE, encoded by the coding sequence ATGGCAGTTGCAATTCGTCTGTCGCGCGGTGGCGCGAAGAAGCGTCCCTACTACCGCATCGTCGTGTCGGACACGCGCAGCCCGCGTGACGGCAAGTACCTGGAGCAGATCGGCACCTACAACCCGATGCTGCCGAAGGATTCGGGCGAGCGCGTGAAGCTCGACGAAGACCGTGCACGTCACTGGCTGTCGGTCGGCGCGAAGCCTTCGGACCGCGTCCTGCGTTTCCTCGACGCTGCCGGCATCCTCGAGCGTGCGCCGCGCAATAACCCGAAGAAGGGTGAACCGGGCGAAGCCGCCAAGGAACGCGCTGAAGAAAAGGCCGCAAAGGAAGCTGAAGCAGCCGAAGCTGCCAAGGCCGCTGAAGAAGAAGCCAAGGCTGCTGCCGAAGCTCCGGCTGAAGAAGCTCCGGCCGAAGAAGCTGCTGCTGAAGAAGCACCGGCCGAAGAAGCTGCTGCTGAAGAAGCTCCGGCTGAAGAAGCTGCTGCCGAAGAAGCACCGGCTGAAGACGCAGCCGAAGAAAAGGCCGAGTAA
- the rimM gene encoding ribosome maturation factor RimM (Essential for efficient processing of 16S rRNA), producing MQDKPATLAAVIGAHGVAGEVRLKLFGEGVDALKAHKSFNDGALTLSKVRSDNKGGAIARFAEITSRNDAEALRGTVLTVPIDALPPLEEGEFYYSDLLDLPVVTDAGEAVGRVCAVENFGATDIVEIEKPDGKKFMVPLTERAVPGWDSEKLTISADFAE from the coding sequence ATGCAAGACAAGCCCGCCACCCTTGCCGCCGTCATCGGTGCGCACGGCGTGGCGGGCGAAGTCCGTCTGAAGCTGTTCGGCGAGGGCGTCGATGCCCTTAAGGCCCACAAGAGCTTCAACGACGGTGCGCTGACGCTCTCCAAGGTGCGGAGCGACAACAAGGGCGGCGCGATCGCGCGCTTTGCCGAGATCACCAGCCGCAACGATGCCGAGGCCCTGCGCGGCACGGTGCTGACGGTTCCGATCGATGCCCTCCCGCCGCTGGAAGAGGGCGAGTTTTACTACTCCGACCTGCTCGACCTGCCGGTCGTGACCGATGCGGGCGAGGCAGTGGGCCGCGTGTGCGCGGTCGAGAACTTCGGCGCGACGGATATCGTCGAAATCGAGAAGCCCGACGGCAAGAAGTTCATGGTCCCCCTCACGGAGCGGGCCGTTCCCGGCTGGGACAGCGAGAAGCTGACAATCAGCGCCGATTTCGCCGAATAG
- the trmD gene encoding tRNA (guanosine(37)-N1)-methyltransferase TrmD, with the protein MTFAATILTLYPEMFPGPLGVSLAGRALERGDWSCETVQIRDFATDKHRTVDDTPAGGGAGMVLKPDVLGPAIESVGEGHPILAMTPRGKPITQARIREIAAGPGVAILCGRFEGFDERIFDHYPQIEQVSLADIVLSGGETAAIAILDACIRLLPGVMGAPDSGVEESYENGLIEYPQYTRPQEWEGRTIPEVLRSGDHAKIAAWRKARSEEDTRLRRPDLWDRYSGDRDQSASGARRKD; encoded by the coding sequence ATGACCTTCGCCGCCACCATCCTCACTCTCTATCCCGAGATGTTTCCCGGCCCGCTGGGCGTGTCGCTGGCGGGCAGGGCGCTCGAGCGGGGGGACTGGTCGTGCGAGACCGTCCAGATCCGCGATTTCGCCACGGATAAGCATCGCACGGTCGATGATACGCCCGCCGGCGGCGGGGCGGGCATGGTGCTCAAACCCGATGTGCTTGGTCCCGCTATCGAGAGCGTCGGCGAGGGACATCCGATCCTCGCTATGACACCGCGCGGGAAACCGATCACGCAGGCGCGTATTCGCGAGATCGCGGCCGGACCCGGCGTGGCCATCCTGTGCGGTCGGTTCGAAGGCTTCGACGAGCGGATTTTCGACCATTACCCGCAGATAGAACAGGTCAGCCTTGCCGATATCGTCCTGTCGGGCGGAGAGACCGCCGCCATCGCCATACTCGACGCTTGCATTCGCCTGCTTCCCGGAGTAATGGGCGCGCCCGATAGCGGAGTCGAAGAGAGCTACGAAAACGGCCTCATCGAATATCCGCAATATACCCGACCTCAGGAATGGGAAGGGCGCACGATCCCTGAAGTGCTGCGATCGGGGGATCATGCGAAAATCGCTGCTTGGCGCAAGGCAAGGAGCGAGGAAGACACACGGTTACGCAGGCCGGACCTTTGGGATCGCTATAGTGGCGATCGGGACCAGTCTGCCTCTGGCGCGCGGCGAAAAGACTAA
- the rplS gene encoding 50S ribosomal protein L19, with protein MNLIQQLEAEAIENLGKDVPEFRAGDTVRVGVKVVEGQRERVQNFEGVVIARSNRGMGSNFTVRKLSFGEGVERVFPLYSPIVDSITVVRRGVVRRAKLYYLRGRTGKRARIAERKVNAPKA; from the coding sequence ATGAACCTGATTCAGCAGCTCGAAGCAGAAGCTATCGAGAACCTCGGCAAGGACGTTCCGGAATTTCGCGCCGGTGACACTGTACGTGTCGGCGTGAAGGTCGTGGAAGGCCAGCGCGAGCGTGTTCAGAATTTCGAAGGCGTTGTCATTGCCCGCTCCAACCGCGGCATGGGCAGCAACTTTACCGTCCGCAAGCTTTCGTTCGGCGAAGGCGTGGAACGCGTGTTCCCGCTCTACAGCCCGATCGTCGACAGCATCACCGTGGTCCGCCGCGGCGTCGTGCGTCGTGCAAAGCTGTACTACCTGCGCGGCCGTACCGGTAAGCGCGCTCGTATCGCGGAACGCAAGGTCAACGCTCCCAAGGCGTAA
- a CDS encoding S9 family peptidase, with protein MRVLTYATALALGTCLAAPALADDHTTTTQAAPMDLTFERVFASPSLDGPAPRQAKLSPDGRYLTLLRNRENDRERYDLWAYDREKDDWSMLVDSEALSSGRELSEDEKMQRERARVGSLKGIIDYQWTREADAVLVPLDGDLYLARIGGEVVQLTDTEESELNPSLSSTGAYVSFVRDRQLWVGDVGAEASPVTPKEGENIRWGEAEFVAQEEMARLTGYWWSPDDRRIAVQRFDESGVGIVTRAAIGATGTKVFDQRYPVAGSANAIVDLFVMDPNGQNRVKVDLGDDPDIYLARVDWAPDGTALYVQRQNREQTVLDVLKVDPATGESEVVFTESAAMENYWINLSDDYKWLDDGSLIWWSERDGYGHLYRYAEGNWQQLTSGDWVVTKLLGVDQAQGLVYFQGTKDDVLAQQIYMFDLAGPSEVTRLTDLSYANSGTMDDKAQTLLVTRSNDDRPPQSYLADAEGTRLVWIEQNEIDSEHPYAPYLASHRPTQYGVLPAEDGTLLYWEMVAPDLEPGKKYPVYFYHYGGPGPQIVTKGWNGALRQAIVDKGYIWFALDNRGSANRGVKFEQPIYRAMGGVEVRDQKAGAEFLTQFDFVDPDKIAIDGWSYGGYMTLKQLQADPGLYAAGISGAPVTRWELYDTHYTERYMGTPQDDGEAYETASAIPDATKITDPMLLIHGMADDNVVFENATELISAMQEGNVPFQMMLYPGYTHRVSGEQISPHRYNTVFRFLEHHGVTPPE; from the coding sequence TTGCGCGTTTTGACCTATGCCACGGCCCTGGCGCTCGGCACATGCCTTGCAGCGCCCGCACTGGCCGACGATCACACCACCACAACACAGGCAGCCCCCATGGACCTGACCTTCGAACGCGTCTTCGCCTCTCCCTCGCTCGACGGCCCCGCGCCGCGCCAGGCGAAACTGTCGCCTGACGGGCGCTACTTGACCTTGCTGCGCAACCGCGAAAACGACCGCGAGCGCTACGATCTGTGGGCATACGACCGCGAGAAGGACGATTGGTCGATGCTGGTCGACAGCGAGGCGCTGTCTTCGGGTCGCGAATTGTCAGAGGACGAGAAGATGCAGCGCGAACGCGCGCGTGTCGGCAGCCTCAAGGGCATCATCGACTACCAGTGGACCAGGGAAGCTGACGCCGTGCTCGTGCCGCTGGACGGCGATCTCTACCTCGCCCGGATCGGCGGCGAAGTCGTCCAGCTTACCGATACGGAAGAAAGCGAGCTTAACCCCTCGCTGAGCAGCACGGGCGCCTATGTCAGCTTCGTGCGCGACAGGCAGCTGTGGGTCGGCGACGTGGGCGCCGAGGCCAGCCCCGTCACACCGAAAGAGGGGGAAAATATCCGCTGGGGCGAGGCGGAATTCGTCGCGCAAGAGGAAATGGCCCGGCTCACCGGATACTGGTGGAGCCCGGACGACCGCCGGATCGCAGTCCAGCGCTTCGACGAAAGCGGCGTGGGCATCGTCACCCGCGCAGCAATCGGCGCGACGGGCACCAAGGTCTTCGACCAGCGCTATCCCGTCGCCGGCAGCGCTAATGCGATAGTAGACCTGTTCGTCATGGACCCGAACGGCCAGAACCGCGTGAAGGTGGACTTGGGCGATGATCCGGACATCTACCTCGCCCGCGTCGACTGGGCACCTGACGGAACGGCGCTTTATGTCCAGCGCCAGAACCGCGAACAGACGGTTCTCGATGTGCTCAAGGTCGATCCTGCCACCGGCGAGAGCGAGGTGGTTTTCACCGAGAGCGCTGCGATGGAGAATTACTGGATCAACCTGTCGGACGACTACAAGTGGCTCGACGATGGCAGCCTGATCTGGTGGTCGGAACGCGATGGATATGGCCATCTTTATCGCTACGCCGAAGGAAACTGGCAGCAGCTGACCAGTGGTGACTGGGTGGTGACGAAGCTGCTTGGCGTCGATCAGGCGCAGGGCCTAGTCTATTTCCAGGGGACGAAGGACGATGTGCTGGCGCAGCAGATATACATGTTCGATCTTGCCGGTCCGTCTGAGGTGACACGCCTGACCGACCTGTCCTACGCCAATTCCGGCACGATGGATGACAAAGCGCAGACGCTGCTGGTGACGCGGTCGAACGATGATCGCCCGCCTCAAAGCTATCTTGCCGATGCAGAAGGAACGCGTCTCGTCTGGATCGAGCAGAACGAGATTGACAGTGAGCATCCTTATGCGCCCTATCTCGCCAGCCACCGGCCAACGCAATATGGCGTGCTTCCGGCCGAGGACGGCACGCTGCTTTACTGGGAAATGGTCGCGCCGGACCTGGAGCCGGGCAAGAAATACCCGGTCTATTTCTACCACTATGGCGGACCCGGCCCGCAGATCGTGACGAAAGGCTGGAACGGCGCGCTGCGCCAGGCAATCGTCGACAAAGGCTATATCTGGTTCGCCCTCGACAACCGTGGCAGCGCCAACCGCGGGGTGAAATTCGAACAACCCATCTACCGCGCCATGGGCGGCGTCGAAGTGCGCGACCAGAAGGCGGGCGCAGAATTTCTCACCCAGTTCGACTTCGTCGACCCGGACAAGATCGCCATCGATGGCTGGTCCTATGGGGGATACATGACATTGAAGCAGCTGCAGGCGGATCCGGGCCTCTATGCCGCCGGTATAAGCGGCGCGCCGGTCACGCGCTGGGAGCTTTACGACACGCATTACACCGAGCGTTACATGGGGACACCGCAGGATGACGGCGAGGCGTACGAAACCGCTTCCGCCATACCCGACGCCACGAAGATCACGGATCCCATGCTACTGATCCACGGGATGGCAGACGACAACGTGGTGTTCGAGAACGCAACCGAGCTGATTTCGGCAATGCAGGAAGGCAATGTGCCTTTCCAGATGATGCTCTACCCCGGCTACACCCACCGCGTATCGGGCGAGCAGATCTCCCCGCACCGCTACAACACAGTGTTCCGCTTCCTCGAGCACCATGGAGTGACCCCCCCGGAATGA
- a CDS encoding APC family permease: MNSPQEEKGQLGLAAVWAIAVGGMVGGGIFSTLGVVISAAGHWAALSFVLGGLVAYATGHSLAALTVDKDEAGGIYTFLRDLKFVRLAKWSAWVLLAGYVLTCAVYAYTFGAYLGHAIGGPGWLPPAMAAVAILSMTAINLRGAGQAAGVEIAIVVLKLAILAALAAFGLSQFDAAKLEIAQQPGLIGVVVGAASVFMAYEGFELLAYDYDEMKDRKKTMSRIMPLAIGSAALIYVLVCLAVPMLTGTQAVIKDGEVALSQAGQAALGTPGLIAVTIAAALSTASAINATLFSSARLAREVAQDGDLPEALGKQNSHGSPQWAVLALAALSLTLAVMGGLDGLVSGASVVFLLVFGTLNALAVKENVGKRWITLPGTVLAFAALAVLLAHFAGLV, from the coding sequence ATGAACAGCCCGCAAGAAGAAAAGGGCCAACTCGGCCTCGCTGCAGTTTGGGCCATCGCTGTTGGCGGTATGGTCGGAGGCGGGATTTTTTCGACGCTCGGCGTTGTAATCTCCGCTGCAGGGCATTGGGCTGCCTTGAGCTTCGTGCTCGGCGGCCTGGTTGCTTATGCTACGGGCCACAGCCTCGCCGCGCTGACAGTCGACAAGGACGAGGCCGGCGGTATCTACACCTTCCTTCGCGATTTGAAATTCGTGCGTCTGGCGAAATGGAGCGCCTGGGTGTTGCTGGCCGGGTATGTTCTGACCTGCGCGGTGTACGCATATACATTCGGTGCCTACCTCGGGCACGCGATCGGCGGTCCCGGCTGGCTCCCCCCTGCGATGGCCGCGGTCGCTATCCTGTCGATGACTGCGATAAACTTGCGCGGAGCAGGCCAGGCGGCAGGGGTCGAAATTGCCATTGTCGTGCTGAAGCTGGCGATCCTTGCCGCATTGGCTGCATTCGGGCTTTCGCAATTCGATGCCGCCAAGCTGGAGATTGCGCAGCAGCCCGGATTGATCGGGGTGGTGGTCGGCGCTGCAAGCGTGTTCATGGCCTACGAAGGGTTCGAATTGCTGGCGTATGATTATGACGAGATGAAAGATCGCAAGAAGACGATGAGCCGGATCATGCCCCTGGCTATCGGCTCTGCCGCCCTGATCTATGTTCTTGTCTGTCTTGCCGTGCCGATGCTGACCGGCACACAGGCGGTCATCAAGGACGGCGAAGTTGCCTTGAGCCAGGCCGGGCAGGCTGCGCTTGGCACGCCGGGTCTCATTGCAGTGACGATCGCCGCTGCCCTATCTACCGCAAGCGCCATCAATGCGACACTTTTCTCATCCGCTCGGTTGGCGCGCGAAGTGGCCCAGGACGGCGATTTGCCTGAGGCGCTGGGTAAGCAGAATTCGCATGGCTCCCCGCAATGGGCAGTGCTCGCCTTGGCGGCATTATCGCTGACACTTGCGGTGATGGGGGGGCTCGACGGGCTGGTAAGCGGCGCGAGCGTTGTCTTCCTGCTGGTCTTTGGCACACTGAACGCGCTTGCCGTAAAGGAGAATGTAGGGAAGCGCTGGATCACTCTTCCAGGGACAGTGTTGGCCTTCGCAGCCCTGGCAGTCCTGCTCGCGCATTTTGCCGGACTCGTGTGA
- a CDS encoding aspartate-semialdehyde dehydrogenase yields MGYRVAVVGATGNVGREMMMVLAERGFPCDEVAAVASSRSHGSEVEFGDTGKMLKCKNIEHFDWAGWDIALFAAGSGPAKEYAPKAAAAGCIVIDNSSLYRMDPDVPLIVPEVNPEAIHDYSKKNIIANPNCSTAQLVVALKPLHDAATIKRVVVSTYQSVSGAGKAGMDELFEQSRAIFVGDSVEPVKFTKQIAFNVIPHIDVFLDDGSTKEEWKMVVETKKILDPKIKLTATCVRVPVFVGHSEAVNIEFEKELSAEAAQDILREAPGIMLIDKREDGGYTTPVEAAGDSATYISRVREDPTVENGLVLWCVSDNLRKGAALNAVQIAELLGREVLKKG; encoded by the coding sequence TTGGGCTATCGTGTTGCCGTAGTCGGCGCGACCGGAAATGTCGGACGCGAAATGATGATGGTGCTGGCCGAGCGCGGGTTCCCCTGCGACGAAGTGGCTGCCGTCGCCTCCAGCCGGTCGCACGGCTCGGAGGTCGAATTCGGCGACACCGGCAAGATGCTCAAGTGCAAGAATATCGAGCATTTCGACTGGGCCGGCTGGGACATTGCCTTGTTCGCCGCGGGTAGCGGTCCGGCCAAGGAATATGCGCCCAAGGCCGCTGCGGCGGGTTGCATCGTGATCGACAACAGCTCGCTCTATCGCATGGACCCGGACGTGCCGCTTATCGTGCCGGAAGTGAACCCGGAAGCGATCCACGATTATTCCAAGAAGAATATCATCGCCAATCCCAACTGCTCGACCGCGCAGCTGGTCGTTGCGCTCAAGCCGCTGCACGATGCCGCAACGATCAAGCGGGTGGTGGTCTCCACCTACCAGTCGGTCTCCGGCGCGGGCAAGGCGGGCATGGACGAGCTGTTCGAGCAGAGCCGCGCGATCTTTGTCGGAGATTCGGTCGAACCGGTAAAGTTCACCAAGCAGATCGCTTTCAATGTTATTCCGCACATCGACGTCTTCCTGGACGATGGTTCGACCAAGGAAGAATGGAAGATGGTGGTCGAGACCAAGAAGATCCTCGACCCGAAGATCAAGCTGACGGCCACTTGCGTGCGTGTACCGGTCTTCGTCGGTCATTCCGAAGCGGTGAACATCGAGTTTGAAAAGGAACTCAGTGCAGAGGCTGCACAGGATATCCTGCGCGAGGCGCCCGGTATCATGCTCATCGATAAGCGGGAAGACGGTGGCTACACCACTCCCGTCGAGGCGGCAGGCGACAGCGCCACATATATCAGCCGCGTGCGCGAAGATCCGACGGTCGAGAACGGTCTCGTCCTGTGGTGCGTTTCCGACAACCTCCGCAAGGGCGCGGCGCTCAATGCCGTCCAGATCGCCGAACTGCTTGGCCGCGAGGTTCTGAAGAAGGGATGA